The following coding sequences lie in one Vespula pensylvanica isolate Volc-1 chromosome 7, ASM1446617v1, whole genome shotgun sequence genomic window:
- the LOC122630581 gene encoding tubulin polyglutamylase TTLL5 isoform X2, whose product MTYKIFQTDTKLINLLLQSHGLSEVPMNETDFNILWMGNHPKPDILRNLQSYQKVNHFPRSYEITRKDRLYKNIEAMQRSKGLRNLDFIPQTFLLPSESRELLTAHFRYRGPWIVKPKASSRGRGIYIVNSPEKILTDESVIVAQYINNPLLVDGHKCDLRLYVAVTNYDPLLIYLYEEGLVRFATVKYDGGNQYVWNPCMHLCNYSINKFHVDYVKSEDPDAEDVGHKWTLSALLRHLRSIGQDTEQLMQRIEDIIIKSILATASGIVSGVKQFVKHPETCFELFGFDILIDDTLKPWLLEVNLTPSLGCDSPLDVRLKSALIADLLTLVGIPAVDPMLRPQSMHLNRSLANPTKRMAGYRRVQSAETLAHKKKSVGKSNIIKGGLSSEQQRIVASAKAQFERRGGFVRIFPSPKSWEIYSQYLDTSTGIPIVSDPLGPGRIPQSVTTNHNLMLHEQLFPAANRNTGFVIPEVTLDRLSRYERYERALVKGHKQSLDRGDSKENMDVDTHKYKNLVMKSMQEGNTLSPGEARKAFGLYLGHILRKISQSNADPACCDLVMKFLQQSSSNLRTPFLFTLPSSKLSDKDRAAITAKQLSDFLHLYNRETELYADTVDRPCTVPNRLFQKFLAAAGEEDLDDVLILQTQLYKCAHSFLGRSGFAGSLRGPNLLCSLPHITSRVYSNAATTEQCKCTQSSTRTTKAPRT is encoded by the exons gtACCCATGAATGAAacagattttaatatattgtgGATGGGAAATCATCCAAAGCCGGATATTCTACGTAACTTGCAATCTTATCAAAAAGTTAATCACTTTCCAag ATCCTACGAAATCACACGGAAAGATCGATTGTATAAGAACATTGAGGCAATGCAAAGAAGTAAAGGCTTGCGAAATTTGGATTTTATTCCACAAACCTTCCTTTTACCCAGTGAATCAAGAGAATTACTTACCGCGCATTTTAGGTACCGAGGACCTTGGATCGTTAAACCAAAAGCCAGTTCTCGTGGACGCGgaatttatattgttaatagt CCTGAGAAAATCCTTACAGATGAATCTGTGATAGTTgcacaatatataaataatccatTGTTAGTGGATGGGCACAAATGCGATTTACGTCTCTATGTTGCTGTAACAAATTATGACCCATTattgatatatctatatgaagAAGGATTAGTGAGGTTTGCAACTGTTAAATATGATGGTGGTAATCAATACGTTTGGAATCCTTGTATGCACTTATGTAACTACAGCATCAATAAATTCCATGTAGATTATGTTAA aagTGAAGATCCAGATGCAGAAGATGTAGGTCATAAATGGACATTATCTGCATTATTAAGACATTTGCGTTCTATTGGTCAAGATACTGAACAACTAATGCAACGTATcgaagatattataattaaatcaattttagcTACTGCTTCCGGAATTGTTAGCGGTGTTAAACAATTCGTGAAACATCCAGAAACATGttttg AATTGTTTGGTTTTGACATCCTGATTGATGATACTTTGAAACCTTGGCTACTGGAAGTAAATCTGACACCATCATTGGGATGTGATTCTCCACTGGATGTCAGATTAAAATCAGCATTAATAGCTGATTTACTTACTCTTGTTGGTATTCCTGCTGTTGATCCAATGTTACGGCCTCAAAGTATGCACCTAAATCGTTCTTTGGCTAATCCCACTAAAAGAATGGCTGGT TATCGAAGAGTGCAATCCGCGGAAACATTagctcataaaaaaaagagtgttGGGaagagtaatataataaaaggagGATTAAGTTCTGAACAACAACGAATAGTAGCATCCGCGAAAGCACAGtttgaaagaagaggaggatttGTTCGCATATTTCCTAGTCCAAAGTCATGGGAAATATATTCACAATATTtag ATACATCAACTGGTATACCAATAGTTTCTGATCCATTAGGACCTGGGAGAATTCCACAATCAGTTACCACAAACCACAATTTAATGTTACATGAACAATTGTTTCCTGCAGCTAATCGAAATACTGGTTTTGTTATTCCAGAAGTTACATTAGACAGATTGTCTAG atatgaaAGGTATGAAAGAGCTCTAGTAAAGGGTCATAAGCAAAGTTTGGATCGCGGCGATAGTAAGGAAAATATGGATGTAGATactcataaatataaaaatttagttATGAAATCAATGCAAGAAGGAAATACATTAAg tcCTGGTGAAGCAAGGAAAGCTTTTGGTTTATATTTAGGACACATACTCCGCAAAATATCACAATCAAATGCAGATCCAGCATGCTGTGATCTTGTTATGAAATTTCTTCAACAATCCTCGTCTAATTTAAGAACTCCGTTTTTATTTACA tTACCAAGCAGTAAGTTGAGTGACAAAGATCGTGCAGCTATAACTGCTAAGCAATTATCAGATTTCTTACACTTGTATAATAGAGAAACAGAACTTTATGCAGATACAGTTGATCGTCCATGTACCGTTCCCAATAGACTTTTCCAAAAGTTCCTAGCTGCAGCAgg TGAAGAAGACCTCGATGacgtattaattttacaaaccCAATTGTACAAGTGTGCGCATAGTTTTTTGGGTAGAAGTGGTTTTGCTGGAAGTTTGCGTGGACCTAATCTTTTATGTTCATTACCACATATAACTTCCCGAGTGTATTCGAATGCCGCTACAACCGAACAATGTAAATGCACACAATCCTCTACAAGAACTACAAAAGCTCCAAGAACAtag
- the LOC122630581 gene encoding tubulin polyglutamylase TTLL5 isoform X3 encodes MNETDFNILWMGNHPKPDILRNLQSYQKVNHFPRSYEITRKDRLYKNIEAMQRSKGLRNLDFIPQTFLLPSESRELLTAHFRYRGPWIVKPKASSRGRGIYIVNSPEKILTDESVIVAQYINNPLLVDGHKCDLRLYVAVTNYDPLLIYLYEEGLVRFATVKYDGGNQYVWNPCMHLCNYSINKFHVDYVKSEDPDAEDVGHKWTLSALLRHLRSIGQDTEQLMQRIEDIIIKSILATASGIVSGVKQFVKHPETCFELFGFDILIDDTLKPWLLEVNLTPSLGCDSPLDVRLKSALIADLLTLVGIPAVDPMLRPQSMHLNRSLANPTKRMAGYRRVQSAETLAHKKKSVGKSNIIKGGLSSEQQRIVASAKAQFERRGGFVRIFPSPKSWEIYSQYLDTSTGIPIVSDPLGPGRIPQSVTTNHNLMLHEQLFPAANRNTGFVIPEVTLDRLSRYERYERALVKGHKQSLDRGDSKENMDVDTHKYKNLVMKSMQEGNTLSPGEARKAFGLYLGHILRKISQSNADPACCDLVMKFLQQSSSNLRTPFLFTLPSSKLSDKDRAAITAKQLSDFLHLYNRETELYADTVDRPCTVPNRLFQKFLAAAGEEDLDDVLILQTQLYKCAHSFLGRSGFAGSLRGPNLLCSLPHITSRVYSNAATTEQCKCTQSSTRTTKAPRT; translated from the exons ATGAATGAAacagattttaatatattgtgGATGGGAAATCATCCAAAGCCGGATATTCTACGTAACTTGCAATCTTATCAAAAAGTTAATCACTTTCCAag ATCCTACGAAATCACACGGAAAGATCGATTGTATAAGAACATTGAGGCAATGCAAAGAAGTAAAGGCTTGCGAAATTTGGATTTTATTCCACAAACCTTCCTTTTACCCAGTGAATCAAGAGAATTACTTACCGCGCATTTTAGGTACCGAGGACCTTGGATCGTTAAACCAAAAGCCAGTTCTCGTGGACGCGgaatttatattgttaatagt CCTGAGAAAATCCTTACAGATGAATCTGTGATAGTTgcacaatatataaataatccatTGTTAGTGGATGGGCACAAATGCGATTTACGTCTCTATGTTGCTGTAACAAATTATGACCCATTattgatatatctatatgaagAAGGATTAGTGAGGTTTGCAACTGTTAAATATGATGGTGGTAATCAATACGTTTGGAATCCTTGTATGCACTTATGTAACTACAGCATCAATAAATTCCATGTAGATTATGTTAA aagTGAAGATCCAGATGCAGAAGATGTAGGTCATAAATGGACATTATCTGCATTATTAAGACATTTGCGTTCTATTGGTCAAGATACTGAACAACTAATGCAACGTATcgaagatattataattaaatcaattttagcTACTGCTTCCGGAATTGTTAGCGGTGTTAAACAATTCGTGAAACATCCAGAAACATGttttg AATTGTTTGGTTTTGACATCCTGATTGATGATACTTTGAAACCTTGGCTACTGGAAGTAAATCTGACACCATCATTGGGATGTGATTCTCCACTGGATGTCAGATTAAAATCAGCATTAATAGCTGATTTACTTACTCTTGTTGGTATTCCTGCTGTTGATCCAATGTTACGGCCTCAAAGTATGCACCTAAATCGTTCTTTGGCTAATCCCACTAAAAGAATGGCTGGT TATCGAAGAGTGCAATCCGCGGAAACATTagctcataaaaaaaagagtgttGGGaagagtaatataataaaaggagGATTAAGTTCTGAACAACAACGAATAGTAGCATCCGCGAAAGCACAGtttgaaagaagaggaggatttGTTCGCATATTTCCTAGTCCAAAGTCATGGGAAATATATTCACAATATTtag ATACATCAACTGGTATACCAATAGTTTCTGATCCATTAGGACCTGGGAGAATTCCACAATCAGTTACCACAAACCACAATTTAATGTTACATGAACAATTGTTTCCTGCAGCTAATCGAAATACTGGTTTTGTTATTCCAGAAGTTACATTAGACAGATTGTCTAG atatgaaAGGTATGAAAGAGCTCTAGTAAAGGGTCATAAGCAAAGTTTGGATCGCGGCGATAGTAAGGAAAATATGGATGTAGATactcataaatataaaaatttagttATGAAATCAATGCAAGAAGGAAATACATTAAg tcCTGGTGAAGCAAGGAAAGCTTTTGGTTTATATTTAGGACACATACTCCGCAAAATATCACAATCAAATGCAGATCCAGCATGCTGTGATCTTGTTATGAAATTTCTTCAACAATCCTCGTCTAATTTAAGAACTCCGTTTTTATTTACA tTACCAAGCAGTAAGTTGAGTGACAAAGATCGTGCAGCTATAACTGCTAAGCAATTATCAGATTTCTTACACTTGTATAATAGAGAAACAGAACTTTATGCAGATACAGTTGATCGTCCATGTACCGTTCCCAATAGACTTTTCCAAAAGTTCCTAGCTGCAGCAgg TGAAGAAGACCTCGATGacgtattaattttacaaaccCAATTGTACAAGTGTGCGCATAGTTTTTTGGGTAGAAGTGGTTTTGCTGGAAGTTTGCGTGGACCTAATCTTTTATGTTCATTACCACATATAACTTCCCGAGTGTATTCGAATGCCGCTACAACCGAACAATGTAAATGCACACAATCCTCTACAAGAACTACAAAAGCTCCAAGAACAtag
- the LOC122630590 gene encoding RNA 3'-terminal phosphate cyclase isoform X1, whose protein sequence is MFNSVSKMSSVVKIDGSLGEGGGQILRIALSLSALYGIPIEINNIRAGRTKPGLAAQHLKGVELVKEMCNAEVSGAYVGSTHLKFYPKSLHKHATEFKAEIQSAGCISLLAQVALPCALFLPQKSDILLILKGGTNVPLGPHIEYLTEVVRPTLNKFGADFDFVVLKRGYYPKGRGIVHLRITPIRNLNAVDITDLGIPCDISGWAFVAGYININEAYKMAIDAKTSLTNELIKNNIQVPLIDIKSYKEDKRVTVENGSGINIVCSTTTGCIFGGSGLNMPSSIGTPGMKSPGVVAANNILEPLLNGACVDNNNQDQIIIFMALAKGISRVKVGKLTLHTETAMKVAEIMLANRGLRFNLLENEDVENSTSYILECEGCGLINNFAE, encoded by the exons atGTTTAACTCTGTTTCTAAAATGTCATCAGTAGTCAAGATTGATGGAAGTTTAGGTGAAGGG ggtgGACAAATTTTGAGAATAGCTCTATCTTTAAGTGCACTTTATGGAATAcctatagaaattaataatataagagCAGGCCGAACTAAACCTGGATTAGCAGCTCAACATTTAAAAG GAGTGGAATTAGTGAAAGAAATGTGTAATGCAGAAGTTTCTGGAGCCTATGTAGGATCTACACATTTAAAATTCTATCCAAAATCATTACATAAACATGCAACTGAATTTAAAGCTGAGATACAGTCAGCTGGCTGTATATCTTTATTGGCACAAGTTGCATTACCATGTGCTTTGTTCCTACCACAAAAATCTGatattctattaattcttAAAGGAGGCACAAATGTTCCTTTGGGACCTCATATAGAATATCTTACAGAAGTAGTTAGACCCACATTGAATAAATTTGGAGCAGATTTTGATTTTGTTGTTTTGAAAAG GGGTTATTATCCAAAAGGAAGAGGTATAGTGCATTTACGTATAACACCAATAAGAAACTTGAATGCAGTTGACATAACTGATCTTGGCATACCTTGTGACATATCAGGCTGGGCTTTTGTTGccggatatataaatataaat GAAGCATATAAAATGGCTATTGATGCTAAAACTTCCTTAACTAAtgaactaataaaaaataatattcaagttcctcttatcgatattaaatcttATAAAGAAGACAAACGAGTAACGGTCGAAAATGGATCTGGTATTAA TATAGTTTGCTCAACAACAACAGGCTGTATATTTGGTGGTTCTGGTTTGAACATGCCATCTTCAATAGGAACTCCTGGCATGAAAAGTCCAGGTGTAGTTGCagctaataatattttagaacCATTACTAAACGGAGCATgcgtagataataataatcaagatCAA ataataattttcatggcATTGGCTAAAGGAATTTCAAGGGTTAAAGTAGGAAAGCTTACTCTTCATACTGAGACTGCCATGAAAGTTGCAGAAATAATGTTAGCTAATCGTGGacttcgttttaatttattagaaaatgaagatgTAGAAAATTCAACTTCCTATATTTTAGAATGTGAAGGATGTggattaatcaataattttgcagaataa
- the LOC122630590 gene encoding RNA 3'-terminal phosphate cyclase isoform X2, translating into MFNSVSKMSSVVKIDGSLGEGGGQILRIALSLSALYGIPIEINNIRAGRTKPGLAAQHLKGVELVKEMCNAEVSGAYVGSTHLKFYPKSLHKHATEFKAEIQSAGCISLLAQVALPCALFLPQKSDILLILKGGTNVPLGPHIEYLTEVVRPTLNKFGADFDFVVLKRGYYPKGRGIVHLRITPIRNLNAVDITDLGIPCDISGWAFVAGYEAYKMAIDAKTSLTNELIKNNIQVPLIDIKSYKEDKRVTVENGSGINIVCSTTTGCIFGGSGLNMPSSIGTPGMKSPGVVAANNILEPLLNGACVDNNNQDQIIIFMALAKGISRVKVGKLTLHTETAMKVAEIMLANRGLRFNLLENEDVENSTSYILECEGCGLINNFAE; encoded by the exons atGTTTAACTCTGTTTCTAAAATGTCATCAGTAGTCAAGATTGATGGAAGTTTAGGTGAAGGG ggtgGACAAATTTTGAGAATAGCTCTATCTTTAAGTGCACTTTATGGAATAcctatagaaattaataatataagagCAGGCCGAACTAAACCTGGATTAGCAGCTCAACATTTAAAAG GAGTGGAATTAGTGAAAGAAATGTGTAATGCAGAAGTTTCTGGAGCCTATGTAGGATCTACACATTTAAAATTCTATCCAAAATCATTACATAAACATGCAACTGAATTTAAAGCTGAGATACAGTCAGCTGGCTGTATATCTTTATTGGCACAAGTTGCATTACCATGTGCTTTGTTCCTACCACAAAAATCTGatattctattaattcttAAAGGAGGCACAAATGTTCCTTTGGGACCTCATATAGAATATCTTACAGAAGTAGTTAGACCCACATTGAATAAATTTGGAGCAGATTTTGATTTTGTTGTTTTGAAAAG GGGTTATTATCCAAAAGGAAGAGGTATAGTGCATTTACGTATAACACCAATAAGAAACTTGAATGCAGTTGACATAACTGATCTTGGCATACCTTGTGACATATCAGGCTGGGCTTTTGTTGccggatat GAAGCATATAAAATGGCTATTGATGCTAAAACTTCCTTAACTAAtgaactaataaaaaataatattcaagttcctcttatcgatattaaatcttATAAAGAAGACAAACGAGTAACGGTCGAAAATGGATCTGGTATTAA TATAGTTTGCTCAACAACAACAGGCTGTATATTTGGTGGTTCTGGTTTGAACATGCCATCTTCAATAGGAACTCCTGGCATGAAAAGTCCAGGTGTAGTTGCagctaataatattttagaacCATTACTAAACGGAGCATgcgtagataataataatcaagatCAA ataataattttcatggcATTGGCTAAAGGAATTTCAAGGGTTAAAGTAGGAAAGCTTACTCTTCATACTGAGACTGCCATGAAAGTTGCAGAAATAATGTTAGCTAATCGTGGacttcgttttaatttattagaaaatgaagatgTAGAAAATTCAACTTCCTATATTTTAGAATGTGAAGGATGTggattaatcaataattttgcagaataa